One Prunus dulcis chromosome 8, ALMONDv2, whole genome shotgun sequence DNA window includes the following coding sequences:
- the LOC117637954 gene encoding pentatricopeptide repeat-containing protein At2g29760, chloroplastic-like, producing the protein MHHKLLKILQECRSLKELKQTHLQIFVNGLQDSSFLLPKLFTLSSELGFLHYAYSVFRNSCCPSVVAYNTLIKCSVGKARIDALRVYDRMKALRIGPNSFTFTFLLRCCESFEALEDGTMVHGDIVKMGFGSSVFVQNTLLDFYAKCGDCLDLAFQVFGEMPERDVVSWNSMIAAYMAHGEIETAMRLFYSMADRSTVTWNCVVSGLSKAGNMELAHSVFERMPERNEVSWNSLITAYIRLGDVKSAQCLFQQMPKKTVVSWTAMVSGYSMIGDLESAWNIFNQMPFKNVVSWNAMISGYVHNHMFDQALCVFRKMLIDGKCRPDQSTLISLLSACTHLGSLEHGKWIESYIERNKFDLSVPLGNALIDMFAKCGHVENAKAVFKKMTKRCIITWTTIVSGLAVNGLCREAIALFDTMCSEGTKPDDVIFIAVLSACTHGGFVEEGKRVFDQMEQEFGIKPRIEHYGCMVDLLGRAGKLEEAVMFLENMHLEPNAVIWASLLGSCKIHGNGDLLEYLTRRIMEKEPANPSYLTLISNLSASMGQWKDVLTYRQVMRQQGIEKVPGCSSIQMGNKIHEFLAHDTRHEQRKELYVVLNSLNDHLAAVCNGL; encoded by the coding sequence ATGCATCACAAATTGCTTAAAATCTTGCAAGAGTGCAGGTCTCTCAAAGAACTGAAGCAGACCCACCTTCAGATTTTTGTCAATGGGCTGCAAGATAGCAGCTTTTTGCTTCCCAAGCTCTTCACTCTCTCCTCAGAACTGGGTTTTCTTCATTATGCTTATTCTGTTTTTCGAAATTCTTGTTGCCCCAGTGTTGTCGCTTACAACACATTGATAAAATGCTCTGTAGGAAAGGCTCGTATAGATGCATTGCGCGTGTACGATCGAATGAAGGCGCTTAGGATTGGGCCCAACAGTTTCACTTTCACTTTTCTTCTTAGGTGCTGTGAATCTTTCGAGGCCCTTGAAGATGGGACAATGGTTCACGGTGACATTGTCAAAATGGGTTTTGGTTCTAGTGTCTTTGTTCAGAATACCCTTTTGGATTTCTATGCTAAATGCGGAGATTGTTTGGATTTGGCTTTCCAGGTGTTTGGTGAAATGCCCGAAAGAGATGTGGTTTCCTGGAATTCGATGATTGCTGCTTACATGGCCCACGGTGAGATAGAAACTGCGATGAGGTTGTTTTATTCAATGGCAGATAGGAGCACTGTAACATGGAATTGTGTTGTTTCTGGTCTTTCCAAGGCTGGAAATATGGAATTAGCTCATTCAGTTTTTGAGAGGATGccagaaagaaatgaagtttCGTGGAATTCATTAATAACTGCATATATACGGTTGGGTGATGTCAAGTCTGCGCAGTGTTTATTTCAGCAGATGCCCAAGAAAACAGTAGTTTCTTGGACGGCCATGGTCTCGGGATACAGCATGATTGGAGATCTTGAATCTGCATGGAACATATTCAATCAGATGCCTTTTAAAAATGTTGTATCATGGAATGCCATGATTTCCGGTTATGTTCATAACCACATGTTTGATCAAGCTCTTTGTGTGTTTCGCAAGATGCTAATAGACGGCAAGTGCAGGCCTGATCAGAGTACTTTGATTAGCTTACTATCCGCATGCACTCACTTGGGGTCTCTAGAACATGGAAAATGGATTGAGTCCTATATTGAGAGAAACAAGTTTGATTTGTCTGTTCCCCTAGGGAATGCGCTAATAGACATGTTTGCAAAGTGCGGACATGTAGAAAATGCAAAAgcagtttttaaaaagatgaCTAAAAGGTGTATAATTACATGGACAACGATAGTGTCAGGTCTAGCTGTCAATGGGTTGTGCAGAGAAGCCATAGCTCTCTTTGATACAATGTGTTCAGAGGGAACTAAACCAGATGATGTCATTTTTATTGCTGTTCTGTCAGCTTGCACTCATGGAGGGTTTGTGGAAGAGGGTAAAAGAGTTTTTGATCAGATGGAACAAGAGTTTGGCATCAAACCCCGAATAGAGCACTATGGTTGCATGGTTGACCTTCTAGGTCGGGCCGGGAAGTTGGAAGAAGCAGTCATGTTCTTAGAAAACATGCATTTGGAGCCAAATGCTGTCATCTGGGCCAGTCTACTAGGTTCCTGTAAGATTCATGGAAATGGAGATCTGTTGGAATATCTAACCAGACGGATTATGGAGAAGGAGCCTGCAAATCCCAGCTATTTAACTcttatttcaaatttgagtgCATCAATGGGACAATGGAAAGATGTGTTGACCTATAGGCAAGTCATGAGACAGCAGGGAATAGAAAAGGTTCCTGGTTGTAGCTCAATCCAAATGGGGAACAAGATCCATGAGTTCCTAGCCCATGACACAAGGCATgagcaaagaaaagaactttACGTTGTTTTGAATAGTTTAAATGACCACTTAGCAGCAGTATGCAATGGACTATGA
- the LOC117636901 gene encoding protein Ycf2-like, producing MKGHQFKSWIFELREILREIKNSHYFLDSWTKFNSVGSFIHIFFHQERFIKLLDSRIWSILLSRNSHLQGSTSNRYFTIKGVVLFVVAVLIYRINNRKMVERKNLYLTGLLPIPMNFIGPRNDTLEESFGSSNINRLIVSLLYLPKGKKISESCFLDPKESTWVLPITKKCIMPESNWGSWWWRNWIGKKRASSCKISNETVAGIEISFKEKDIKYLEFLFVYYMDDPIRKDHDWELFDRLSPRKRRNIINLNSGQLFEILVKDWICYLMFAFREKIPVEAEGFFKQQEAGSTIQSNEIEHVSHLLLRETSDAMQNCAQFHMRQFLQDLFFSWGKNPYESNFLRNISRKNWLDNVWLLNKDRFFSKIRNVSSNIQYDSTRSSFVQVTDSSQLKGSSDQSRDHFDSISNEDSEYHTLINQREIQQLKERSILWDPSFLQTERTEIESDRFPKCLSGYSSMSRLFTEREKQMNKHLLPEEIEEFLGNPTRSIRSFFSDRWSELHLGSNPTERSTRDQKLLKKEQDIRDVIWFRRMNWIWTVPIRFHS from the exons ATGAAAGGACATCAATTCAAATCCTGGATTTTCGAATTGAGAGAGATATTGAGAGAGATCAAGAATTCTCACTATTTCTTAGATTCATGGACCAAATTCAATTCAGTGGGATCTtttattcacatttttttccaTCAAGAACGTTTTATAAAACTCTTGGACTCCCGAATTTGGAGTATCCTACTTTCACGCAATTCACATTTACAGGGTTCAACAAGCAATCGATATTTCACGATCAAGGGTGTAGTACTATTTGTAGTAGCGGTCCTTATATATCGTATTAACAATCGAAAGATGGTCGAAAGAAAAAATCTCTATTTGACAGGGCTTCTTCCTATACCTATGAATTTCATTGGACCCAGAAATGATACATTGGAAGAATCTTTTGGGTCTTCCAATATCAATAGGTTGATTGTTTCGCTCCTGTATcttccaaaaggaaaaaagatcTCTGAGAGCTGTTTCCTGGATCCGAAAGAGAGTACTTGGGTTCTCCCAATAACTAAAAAGTGTATCATGCCTGAATCTAACTGGGGTTCGTGGTGGTGGAGGAACTGGATCGGAAAAAAGAGGGCTTCTAGTTGTAAGATATCTAATGAAACCGTCGCTGGAATTGAGATCTCATTCAAAGAGAAAGATATAAAATATCTGGAGTTTCTTTTTGTATATTATATGGATGATCCGATCCGAAAGGACCATGATTGGGAATTGTTTGATCGTCTTTCTCCGAGGAAGAGGCGAAACATAATCAACTTGAATTCGGGACAGCTATTCGAAATCTTAGTGAAAGACTGGATTTGTTATCTCATGTTTGCTTTTCGTGAAAAAATACCAGTTGAAGCGGAGGGTTTCTTCAAACAACAAGAAGCTGGGTCAACCATTCAATCAAATGAAATTGAGCATGTTTCCCATCTCTTATTAAGAGAAACAAGTGATGCTATGCAAAATTGTGCTCAATTTCATATGCGGCAATTCCTCCAAGATCTCTTCTTTAGTTGGGGGAAAAATCCGTACGAATCGAATTTTTTGAGGAATATATCGAGAAAGAATTGGTTAGACAATGTGTGGTTGTTAAACAAGGATCGGTTTTTTAGCAAGATACGGAATGTATCGTCAAATATTCAATATGATTCCACAAGATCTAGTTTCGTTCAAGTAACGGATTCTAGCCAATTGAAAGGATCCTCTGATCAATCCAGAGATCATTTCGATTCCATTAGTAATGAGGATTCAGAATATCACACATTGATCAATCAAAGAGAGATTCAACAACTAAAAGAAAGATCGATTCTTTGGGatccttcttttcttcaaacGGAACGAACAGAGATAGAATCAGACCGATTTCCTAAATGCCTTTCTGGATATTCCTCAATGTCCCGGCTATTCACGGAACGTGAGAAGCAGATGAATAAGCACCTGCTTCCGGAAGAAATCGAAGAATTTCTTGGGAATCCTACAAGATCCATTCGTTCTTTTTTCTCTGACAGATGGTCAGAACTTCATCTGGGTTCGAATCCTACTGAGAGGTCCACTAGAGATCAGAAATTGTTGAAGAAAGAACAAGAT ATCCGGGATGTGATATGGTTCCGAAGGATGAACTGGATATGGACAGTTCCAATAAGATTTCATTCTTGA
- the LOC117637225 gene encoding 50S ribosomal protein L2, chloroplastic, giving the protein MAIHLYKTSTPSTRNGAVDSQSNPRNNLIYGQHRCGKGRNARGIITAGHRGGGHKRLYRKIDFRRNEKDIYGRIVTIEYDPNRNAYICLIHYGDGEKRYILHPRGAIIGDTIVSGTEVPIKMGNALPLTDMPLGTAIHNIEITLGKGGQLARAAGAVAKLIAKEGKSATLKLPSGEVRLISKNCSATVGQVGNVGVNQKSLGKAGSKCWLGKRPVVRGVVMNPVDHPHGGGEGRAPIGRKKPATPWGYPALGRRSRKRNKYSDNLILRRRSK; this is encoded by the exons ATGGCGATACATTTATACAAAACTTCTACCCCGAGCACACGCAATGGAGCCGTAGACAGTCAATCCAATCCACGAAATAATTTGATCTATGGACAGCATCGTTGTGGTAAAGGTCGTAATGCCAGAGGAATCATTACCGCAGGGCATAGAGGGGGAGGTCATAAGCGTCTATACCGTAAAATAGATTTTCGACGGAATGAAAAAGACATATATGGTAGAATCGTAACTATAGAATACGACCCTAATCGAAATGCATACATTTGTCTCATACACTATGGGGATGGTGAGAAAAGATATATTTTACATCCCAGAGGGGCTATAATTGGAGATACCATTGTTTCTGGTACAGAAGTTCCTATAAAAATGGGAAATGCCCTACCTTTGA CCGATATGCCCTTAGGCACGGCCATACATAACATAGAAATCACACTTGGAAAGGGTGGACAATTAGCTAGAGCAGCAGGTGCTGTAGCGAAACTGATTGCAAAAGAGGGGAAATCGGCCACATTAAAATTACCTTCTGGAGAGGTCCGTTTGATATCCAAAAACTGCTCAGCAACAGTCGGACAAGTGGGGAATGTTGGGGTGAACCAGAAAAGTTTGGGTAAAGCCGGATCTAAATGTTGGCTAGGTAAGCGTCCTGTAGTAAGAGGAGTAGTTATGAACCCTGTAGACCATCCCCATGGGGGTGGTGAAGGGAGGGCCCCAATCGGTAGAAAAAAACCCGCAACCCCTTGGGGTTATCCTGcacttggaagaagaagtagaaaaaggaataaatatAGTGATAATTTGATTCTTCGTCGCCGTAGTAAATAG
- the LOC117636468 gene encoding photosystem II protein D1, with the protein MTAILERRESESLWGRFCNWITSTENRLYIGWFGVLMIPTLLTATSVFIIAFIAAPPVDIDGIREPVSGSLLYGNNIISGAIIPTSAAIGLHFYPIWEAASVDEWLYNGGPYELIVLHFLLGVACYMGREWELSFRLGMRPWIAVAYSAPVAAATAVFLIYPIGQGSFSDGMPLGISGTFNFMIVFQAEHNILMHPFHMLGVAGVFGGSLFSAMHGSLVTSSLIRETTENESANEGYRFGQEEETYNIVAAHGYFGRLIFQYASFNNSRSLHFFLAAWPVVGIWFTALGISTMAFNLNGFNFNQSVVDSQGRVINTWADIINRANLGMEVMHERNAHNFPLDLAAVEVPSING; encoded by the coding sequence ATGACTGCAATTTTAGAGAGACGCGAAAGCGAAAGCCTATGGGGTCGCTTTTGTAACTGGATAACCAGCACTGAAAACCGTCTTTACATTGGATGGTTTGGTGTTTTGATGATCCCTACTTTATTGACCGCAACTTCTGTATTTATTATTGCTTTCATTGCTGCACCTCCAGTAGATATTGATGGTATTCGTGAACCTGTTTCTGGATCTTTACTTTATGGAAACAATATTATTTCTGGTGCCATTATTCCTACCTCTGCAGCTATAGGTTTGCACTTTTACCCGATATGGGAAGCGGCTTCCGTTGATGAATGGTTATACAACGGTGGTCCTTATGAACTAATTGTTCTACACTTCTTACTTGGTGTAGCTTGCTACATGGGTCGTGAGTGGGAACTTAGTTTCCGTCTGGGTATGCGCCCTTGGATTGCTGTTGCATATTCAGCTCCTGTTGCAGCTGCTACTGCTGTTTTCTTGATATATCCAATTGGTCAAGGAAGCTTTTCTGACGGTATGCCCCTAGGAATCTCCGGTACTTTCAACTTCATGATTGTATTCCAAGCTGAGCACAACATCCTTATGCACCCATTTCACATGTTAGGTGTAGCTGGTGTATTCGGCGGCTCCCTATTCAGTGCTATGCATGGGTCCTTGGTAACCTCTAGTTTGATCAGGGAAACCACAGAAAATGAATCTGCTAATGAAGGTTACAGATTCGGTCAAGAGGAAGAAACCTATAATATCGTAGCCGCTCATGGTTATTTTGGCCGATTGATCTTCCAATATGCTAGTTTCAACAATTCTCGTTCTTTACATTTCTTCCTAGCTGCTTGGCCTGTAGTAGGTATCTGGTTTACCGCTTTAGGTATCAGCACTATGGCTTTCAACTTAAATGGTTTTAATTTCAATCAATCTGTAGTTGATAGTCAGGGACGTGTAATTAATACTTGGGCTGATATTATTAACCGCGCTAACCTTGGTATGGAAGTTATGCATGAACGTAATGCTCATAATTTCCCTCTAGATCTAGCTGCTGTTGAAGTTCCATCTATAAATGGATAA
- the LOC117638891 gene encoding pentatricopeptide repeat-containing protein At3g21470 gives MALSMSGVSNQKHVKQRHEFFCNTNSNLSPANWSYLIRNHLSQGSPRQALLVYTRVRHQGIYIVGLLPLILKACASLSSINHGKALHAESIKSGMNCDVLVGTSLVDMYAKCGDVFESRKVFDYMPEKNVVAWNAIIGGYLRSGDTASAVFLFEKMSMRTSVTWIEMIAGFARSGDTVTARRFFDQVPPELKNVVTWTVMVEGYCSNGKMEAAREVFEAMPQRNFFVWSSMISGYCKKGDVREAKFIFDRIPVRNLVNWNSLISGYAQNGYSEEALKAFGKMQAEGFEPDQVTVVSVLSACAQSGLLDVGKNIHDMLGHKRIKLSQIVLNALVDMYAKCGDLVNARLIFEGMTERNSVCWNAMISGLAIHGQCKQALELFHRMEDSNERPDDITFISVLSACAHGGLVDEGIETFSKMEKYGLAAGIKHYGCLVDLLGRAGRLREAYALIKRMPIRPNGMVWGAMLGACRIYMDMEMTEQVVKDISTLDSNIGSGDNLHYVLLSNIYAASDYWETAERTRIAMANEGFQKTPAHSAFVASGT, from the coding sequence ATGGCCTTATCCATGTCTGGTGTCTCAAATCAAAAGCACGTCAAACAAAGACATGAGTTCTTCTGCaatacaaattcaaatctAAGTCCTGCAAATTGGTCTTACCTTATACGAAATCACCTCTCTCAAGGATCACCTAGACAAGCGCTTCTGGTTTACACCCGAGTTCGGCATCAAGGAATCTACATTGTAGGCCTACTCCCTTTGATTCTCAAGGCTTGTGCTTCTCTTTCCTCCATAAATCATGGGAAGGCATTGCACGCAGAGTCTATCAAGTCTGGTATGAATTGTGATGTGTTGGTTGGTACCTCATTAGTTGACATGTATGCAAAATGCGGGGATGTTTTTGAGTCCCGGAAAGTGTTTGATTATATGCCTGAGAAAAATGTGGTGGCTTGGAATGCAATAATTGGAGGGTACTTGAGAAGTGGGGATACAGCGTCTGCAGTTTTCTTGTTTGAGAAGATGTCAATGCGGACATCTGTGACTTGGATTGAGATGATCGCTGGGTTTGCGCGAAGTGGGGACACTGTGACTGCTAGGCGGTTCTTTGATCAGGTTCCACCTGAGTTGAAGAATGTGGTTACGTGGACTGTGATGGTTGAGGGGTATTGTAGCAATGGGAAGATGGAGGCAGCAAGGGAAGTTTTTGAGGCAATGCCACAGCGCAATTTCTTTGTGTGGTCATCAATGATTTCCGGGTATTGCAAGAAAGGTGATGTTAGGGAGGCCAAGTTCATCTTTGATAGAATCCCAGTCCGGAACTTGGTGAACTGGAATTCTTTGATATCCGGGTATGCACAAAATGGGTATTCTGAGGAGGCTTTGAAAGCATTTGGGAAGATGCAAGCTGAAGGCTTTGAGCCAGATCAAGTTACTGTTGTGAGCGTTTTATCTGCATGTGCTCAGTCTGGGCTTTTAGATGTTGGCAAGAATATACACGATATGTTAGGTCATAAAAGGATAAAGCTTAGTCAGATTGTTCTGAATGCACTTGTAGACATGTACGCAAAATGTGGCGATTTGGTCAATGCAAGGTTGATCTTTGAGGGGATGACTGAGAGGAACAGTGTCTGTTGGAATGCTATGATTTCAGGTCTGGCCATTCATGGACAGTGCAAGCAGGCTCTTGAACTATTTCACAGAATGGAAGATTCAAATGAAAGGCCTGATGACATAACCTTTATTTCTGTTCTGTCGGCTTGTGCGCATGGAGGTTTAGTGGATGAAGGCATAGAAACTTTCTCCAAGATGGAGAAATATGGTTTGGCAGCAGGGATTAAACATTATGGATGCCTGGTTGACCTTTTGGGACGGGCAGGAAGATTAAGAGAGGCTTATGCTTTAATCAAGAGAATGCCAATCAGACCCAATGGCATGGTTTGGGGGGCTATGCTGGGGGCTTGCCGGATTTATATGGATATGGAGATGACTGAACAGGTAGTAAAGGATATTAGCACCCTAGATTCAAATATTGGGTCGGGTGATAATTTACACTATGTGCTTCTGTCAAATATTTATGCTGCTTCCGATTATTGGGAGACGGCTGAAAGGACAAggattgccatggcaaatgaAGGCTTTCAAAAGACACCTGCTCACAGTGCATTTGTGGCCAGCGGCACATAG
- the LOC117638892 gene encoding psbP domain-containing protein 4, chloroplastic: MRTALLTSGSFCWTYQPQAVPSQSLVVHSSLEHGTCRTKAENGLVVEEAENFSGILKRRSVLSAGVSLFSSAVLGFPREGLAVVKQGLLAGRIPGLSEPDEQGWRTYRRPDEKSGGHGVGWSPIIPYLFSVPQDWEEVPVSIADLGGTEIDLRFGSSKEGRLSVIVAPVLRFADNLDGDATIEKIGRPETVINAFGPEVIGENVEGKVMSINVVQDSGRTYYQYELEPPHVLITATAAGNRLYLFNVTGSGLQWKRHYKDLKKIADSFRVV, encoded by the exons ATGAGAACAGCTTTACTTACCAGTGGCAGCTTTTGCTGGACTTATCAGCCGCAAGCAGTCCCTTCCCAGAGTTTGGTTGTTCATTCTTCATTGGAACATGGAACTTGTAGGACAAAAGCAGAGAATGGCTTGGTTGTTGAAGAAGCTGAGAACTTTTCTGGGATTTTGAAGAGAAGATCAGTGCTGTCGGCAGgagtttctttgttttcttctgcAGTATTGGGTTTTCCAAGGGAAGGCTTGGCAGTGGTAAAACAAGGTCTTCTAGCAGGCAGGATTCCCGGTCTGTCTGAACCGGATGAGCAAG GATGGAGGACATACCGCAGACCGGATGAAAAGTCTGGAGGTCATGGCGTTGGTTGGAGCCCTATCATCCCTTATCTCTTTTCAGTTCCTCAAGATTGGGAAGAG GTTCCTGTATCAATAGCAGATCTAGGTGGTACAGAGATCGATTTGAGATTCGGTAGCTCCAAGGAGGGGCGCCTCTCTGTCATTGTTGCCCCTGTCCTGAGATTTGCAGATA ATCTTGATGGAGATGCCacaattgaaaaaattggaCGTCCAGAGACAGTGATCAATGCATTTGGACCAGAAGTTATTGGGGAGAATGTTGAAGGGAAGGTTATGAGCATAAATGTTGTACAAGACTCTGGAAGAACATATTACCAGTATGAGTTGGAGCCTCCTCATGTTCTGATCACAGCAACTGCAGCTGGGAATCGCCTGTACTTGTTTAATGTGACCGGAAGTG GTCTTCAGTGGAAGAGGCATTACAaggatttgaaaaaaatagcCGACTCCTTTCGTGTCGTCTAA
- the LOC117638882 gene encoding probable beta-1,4-xylosyltransferase IRX10 — MGSINNKARPFGGQHHHQQPLCTRTHQIGALLLVAATFFFTSLFDRSFRPCASHFSTVDLIPTSRSSVHVSDGRDLLWPHRGYGPHLDLKIYVYDDREIDGLKALMRGRDGTIDSSTCLKGQWGTQVKIHRLLLKSRFRTRKKEEADLFFVPAYTKCVRMMGGLNDKEINQTYVKVLSQMPYFRRSGGRDHIFVFPSGAGAHLFRSWATYINRSIILTPEGDRTDKKDTSAFNTWKDIIIPGNVEDGMTTNGATLVHPLPLSKRKFLANYLGRAQGKVGRLKLIELSNQFPDKLECPELKFSGPDKLGRIDYFEHLRNAKFCLAPRGESSWTLRFYEAFFVECVPVILSDQVELPFQNVVDYTQISIKWPSTRIGPELLQYLESIPDENIEGMISRGRQVRCLWAYASESASCSAMHAILWELQRKVRLFHQSTETFWLHNGSVVNRNLVQFSDWRPPMPLP; from the exons ATGGGAAGTATTAACAACAAAGCCCGACCTTTCGGCGGGCAGCACCACCACCAGCAGCCACTATGCACCCGCACGCACCAGATCGGAGCCCTCCTCTTGGTCGCCGccaccttcttcttcacaaGTCTCTTCGACCGCTCCTTCCGCCCCTGCGCCTCTCACTTCTCCACCGTCGATCTCATCCCCACTTCACGGAGCTCCGTCCATGTCTCCGATGGTCGAGATCTCTTGTGGCCCCATCGGGGATACGGGCCCCACCTCGACCTCAAAATCTACGTCTACGATGACCGCGAGATCGATGGCCTCAAGGCCTTGATGCGCGGGAGGGATGGCACCATCGACTCCAGCACTTGCTTGAAAGGTCAGTGGGGCACTCAG GTTAAAATACACAGGCTACTGCTAAAATCGAGGTTCCGAACACGGAAGAAAGAGGAAGCAGACCTATTTTTTGTACCTGCGTATACTAAATGTGTTCGAATGATGGGTGGTCTTAATGATAAGGAGATAAACCAGACATATGTGAAG GTGTTAAGTCAAATGCCATATTTCAGGCGATCTGGCGGCCGTGACCACATATTTGTTTTCCCTAG TGGTGCTGGAGCTCACCTATTTAGATCTTGGGCAACATACATAAATCGTTCCATTATTCTTACCCCTGAG GGTGATCGCACTGATAAGAAAGATACAAGTGCCTTCAATACGTGGAAAGATATCATTATTCCTGGGAACGTTGAGGACGGGATGACTACAAATGGGGCCACCTTGGTTCATCCTTTGCCATTGTCAAAACGGAAGTTTTTAGCAAACTATTTAGGCCGTGCACAAGGAAAGGTTGGCCGTCTTAAGTTGATAGAGCTTTCAAATCAATTTCCAGATAAG TTGGAATGTCCAGAGCTGAAGTTCAGTGGTCCTGACAAATTGGGAAGGATAGATTATTTTGAACATCTGCGCAACGCCAAATTCTGCCTTGCTCCACGTGGGGAGTCATCTTGGACTCTTCGTTTTTATGAGGCTTTCTTtgtg GAGTGTGTCCCTGTGATATTATCAGATCAAGTTGAATTGCCTTTCCAGAATGTTGTTGACTACACCCAGATATCAATTAAATGGCCGTCCACTCGAATAGGTCCCGAGCTTTTGCAGTACCTAGAGTCAATACCAG ATGAAAATATAGAGGGGATGATAAGCCGTGGCAGACAAGTAAGATGTTTATGGGCCTATGCTTCTGAATCAGCTTCATGTTCTGCAATGCATGCAATTCTTTGGGAACTTCAGAGGAAAGTCAGGCTGTTTCACCAGTCAACTGAAACATTCTGGCTGCACAATGGATCTGTTGTAAATAGAAACTTGGTACAGTTTTCCGATTGGAGACCTCCAATGCCTTTGCCTTGA